One genomic segment of Desulfomicrobium sp. ZS1 includes these proteins:
- a CDS encoding methyl-accepting chemotaxis protein produces the protein MNTQSIKFTTKLFTGILAILVLSIVLVVAVTTVDVRKGLFQLGQNSIESTAASVMNSLEAQNSLLLEKLTGDLVILEGELERYGSFDLDSSYMLEQTITNQVTKAKEDVPMPRLMLGGMVVNGNTGIVDKIQGMTGGVTTIFQVLGDKLLRVSTNVRINETERAVGTYIPSDSPVYKAVMSGETYTGRAFVVDDWYVTAYKPVRNAEDKIVAVLFVGRKILTPQLKEMINITKAAGTGYFFVYTSKGDVLVHPTLEGKNIFEVEGIGEAFRDHKSGFLKYEWEGARKITHAQYFEPWDWNVAVGLSEAQMVLGIDRQVLLHSVMVAAGAILFGIMVTILLVRTITRPLNAIADKSLKVAEGDYTISFDHQAKDAIGHLSDAMNTMVGRTKDMLGEITTATQSLATASTQLSSISAQMTQGSTRTANMANTVSNAAEEVSGNMNSVSAAMEQASMNMTTVASAAEEMSATIQEIAQNSERAKNTTSSAVSKAQAASGRVDQLGAAAKEISAVTATITAISSQTNLLALNATIEAARAGEAGRGFAVVANEIKELAQQTAQATEDIRERITGIQSVTTQTVGDISDITSVIAEMNEIVSTIASAVEEQSVTTRDIAENVGQASTGITEINTNVATSSSMTHSISTDIEKVRAASDEMTTSSRTVQESATELSRLAERLREQVGRFKI, from the coding sequence TTGAATACTCAATCCATCAAATTCACGACCAAGCTCTTCACCGGAATCCTGGCCATCCTGGTTCTGTCCATCGTTCTTGTCGTGGCGGTGACCACCGTCGACGTACGCAAAGGGCTCTTCCAACTGGGGCAGAACTCCATTGAAAGCACGGCCGCCTCGGTCATGAACTCCCTTGAGGCCCAGAATTCCCTGCTCCTGGAAAAACTAACCGGAGACTTGGTCATTCTGGAGGGTGAACTGGAAAGGTACGGTTCCTTTGATCTGGATTCCTCGTACATGCTGGAACAGACCATCACCAATCAGGTCACCAAGGCCAAAGAAGATGTCCCCATGCCGCGCCTGATGCTCGGCGGCATGGTCGTGAACGGCAACACGGGTATCGTCGATAAGATCCAGGGCATGACCGGCGGCGTAACGACCATCTTCCAAGTTTTAGGCGACAAGCTGCTGCGGGTCTCCACCAACGTCCGCATCAACGAGACCGAAAGAGCCGTCGGCACCTACATCCCCTCCGACAGCCCGGTCTACAAGGCCGTCATGAGCGGCGAAACCTACACCGGCAGGGCCTTTGTGGTCGACGACTGGTACGTGACCGCCTACAAGCCCGTGCGCAACGCCGAAGACAAGATCGTGGCGGTGCTCTTCGTGGGCCGCAAGATCCTGACGCCCCAGCTTAAAGAAATGATCAATATCACCAAGGCGGCGGGCACGGGCTATTTCTTCGTCTACACGTCCAAGGGCGACGTGCTCGTACACCCGACCCTGGAAGGCAAAAACATCTTTGAAGTCGAAGGCATTGGCGAGGCCTTCCGCGATCATAAGAGCGGTTTTCTGAAATACGAATGGGAAGGCGCGCGCAAAATCACCCACGCCCAGTATTTCGAACCGTGGGACTGGAACGTCGCCGTGGGTTTGAGTGAAGCCCAGATGGTCCTGGGCATCGACAGACAGGTTTTGTTGCACAGCGTCATGGTCGCCGCCGGAGCCATCCTGTTCGGCATCATGGTCACCATCCTCCTGGTCCGGACCATCACCCGCCCCCTGAACGCCATCGCAGACAAGAGCCTCAAGGTGGCCGAAGGCGACTACACCATCAGCTTCGACCACCAGGCCAAAGACGCCATCGGTCACCTGTCCGACGCCATGAACACCATGGTCGGCCGCACCAAGGACATGCTCGGCGAAATAACCACCGCCACGCAGTCCCTGGCCACGGCGTCCACGCAGCTCTCCAGCATCTCGGCCCAGATGACCCAGGGCTCGACCCGGACCGCGAATATGGCCAATACGGTCAGCAACGCGGCCGAAGAGGTCAGCGGCAACATGAACTCGGTCTCGGCGGCCATGGAGCAGGCCTCCATGAACATGACCACCGTGGCCTCGGCGGCGGAGGAAATGTCCGCCACCATCCAGGAAATCGCCCAGAACTCCGAACGGGCCAAGAACACCACCAGCAGCGCCGTATCCAAGGCCCAGGCCGCATCGGGCCGCGTCGATCAGCTGGGCGCGGCCGCCAAGGAGATCAGCGCCGTGACCGCGACCATCACCGCCATCTCCTCCCAGACCAATCTGCTGGCCCTCAACGCCACCATCGAGGCGGCGCGGGCGGGTGAAGCCGGGCGAGGATTCGCCGTCGTGGCCAACGAAATCAAGGAACTCGCGCAGCAGACCGCCCAGGCCACGGAAGACATCCGGGAGAGGATCACCGGCATCCAGTCCGTGACCACGCAGACCGTGGGGGATATCTCGGACATCACAAGCGTCATCGCGGAGATGAACGAAATCGTCAGCACCATCGCATCCGCCGTGGAGGAGCAGTCCGTGACCACCCGCGACATCGCCGAAAACGTCGGCCAGGCCTCCACAGGCATCACCGAGATCAACACCAACGTGGCCACCAGCTCATCCATGACCCACTCCATCAGCACCGACATCGAGAAGGTGCGCGCGGCTTCGGACGAAATGACGACAAGCAGCCGGACCGTGCAGGAAAGCGCCACCGAGCTTTCGCGGTTGGCGGAACGCCTGCGCGAACAGGTCGGCAGGTTCAAGATCTAG
- a CDS encoding MBL fold metallo-hydrolase, whose amino-acid sequence MGLNIDIISAESFGVRGLCCLIGTPGRRIVIDPGIALGYVRHGLLPHPLQIAAGIAVRRQILAALDTATDVVISHFHGDHIPVANANPYQLDIRQLPPTTGSKRCWCPSETSLLPGMRKRLDDLEKVFGSNMHVAQDCDQGEISFSPLFPHGGSKDCGGTVMMTRIADSGHVFVHASDIQLLNDRAVDHIIEWQPTTVIAAGPPIYLDRLSATKREQARHNAIRLVEHVRNVILDHHLLRSMDGLTWLRDLSEVTGKRVYCAAEWMGRPVRLLEANRIKLYEDMPVPADWHAKYASGKTDVRTYFERSHFSGQPPE is encoded by the coding sequence ATGGGCCTGAATATCGACATCATCAGCGCGGAATCCTTCGGGGTACGGGGGTTGTGTTGCCTGATCGGCACGCCGGGGCGGCGCATCGTGATCGACCCCGGCATAGCCCTCGGCTACGTCCGTCACGGACTGCTACCGCACCCCTTGCAGATCGCGGCAGGAATCGCAGTCCGAAGACAGATCCTGGCAGCGCTGGATACAGCAACGGATGTCGTCATCAGCCATTTCCACGGCGACCACATCCCCGTGGCCAACGCAAATCCCTACCAGCTGGATATCCGCCAACTTCCGCCGACAACAGGCTCAAAACGCTGCTGGTGTCCATCCGAAACATCCCTCCTGCCCGGCATGCGTAAGCGGCTCGACGATCTCGAAAAAGTATTCGGCTCCAACATGCACGTTGCACAAGACTGTGACCAAGGCGAAATATCCTTTTCACCCCTGTTCCCCCATGGCGGTTCCAAAGATTGCGGAGGCACGGTCATGATGACCAGAATTGCGGACAGCGGACATGTTTTTGTTCACGCCTCCGACATTCAGCTTCTGAACGACCGCGCTGTGGATCACATCATCGAGTGGCAGCCGACAACAGTTATCGCGGCGGGTCCGCCGATCTATCTCGACCGGCTGAGTGCGACAAAGCGCGAACAGGCCCGGCACAACGCAATCCGCCTGGTCGAACACGTCCGGAACGTCATTCTCGACCATCATCTGCTGCGCAGCATGGACGGACTGACCTGGTTGAGGGACTTGTCGGAAGTCACAGGAAAACGCGTGTACTGCGCCGCCGAATGGATGGGCCGCCCCGTGCGCCTACTTGAAGCCAATCGGATTAAGCTGTACGAGGACATGCCGGTTCCAGCGGACTGGCACGCAAAGTATGCAAGCGGGAAAACAGACGTACGAACGTATTTTGAACGGTCTCATTTTTCAGGGCAGCCTCCAGAATAA